Proteins co-encoded in one Macellibacteroides fermentans genomic window:
- a CDS encoding TonB-dependent receptor: protein MQGNVSARVEQTSLNDHWQILPRASLTYKMKDFYLSAIAGLYQQLPENSFLLRNQHLSAERCWQYILGAYHEANGKTFRLEVYNKKYHNLATNLNSIYTSDGYGYARGIDLFLNDREVVKNLEYMLAYSYNDSKRKYGDYPAEAMPQYATRHNLSLALKYWVQPIRSTIGITDRYASGRPYHNPNEEGFMQHTTSPYNSLDLSISFLLNKKVIIHASASNILGRNNVYNYTYSSSRGEDGAFASSPVNASRNSFFMIGIFITLSGNTAYDVSNF, encoded by the coding sequence CTCCCCCGCGCGTCGCTTACGTATAAGATGAAGGACTTCTATCTGTCGGCCATCGCCGGATTGTATCAGCAGCTTCCCGAAAACAGTTTCCTGCTCCGGAATCAACACCTGTCGGCCGAACGTTGCTGGCAGTATATTCTCGGGGCCTATCACGAAGCGAATGGAAAAACCTTCCGCCTCGAGGTCTATAATAAGAAATATCATAACCTGGCAACCAACCTGAATAGCATCTACACATCCGACGGCTACGGTTATGCCAGGGGAATTGATCTTTTCCTGAATGACCGCGAGGTGGTTAAGAACCTGGAGTATATGCTGGCTTATTCCTATAATGATTCCAAACGAAAATACGGGGACTATCCCGCAGAGGCTATGCCTCAATATGCCACCAGGCACAATCTGTCGCTGGCACTCAAATACTGGGTTCAGCCCATCCGGTCCACTATCGGCATAACCGACCGCTACGCCAGCGGCCGACCGTACCATAATCCCAACGAAGAGGGATTCATGCAGCATACAACCTCACCCTATAATAGTCTGGATTTGAGTATCAGTTTTCTGTTAAACAAAAAGGTGATTATTCATGCTTCTGCCTCCAACATCCTGGGAAGAAACAATGTATACAATTATACGTATTCCAGCTCGCGGGGAGAAGACGGAGCCTTCGCAAGCAGCCCGGTGAACGCTTCGCGCAACAGTTTCTTTATGATCGGTATTTTTATCACCCTCAGCGGTAATACAGCATACGATGTTTCAAACTTTTAA